Proteins encoded by one window of Spirochaeta lutea:
- a CDS encoding helix-turn-helix transcriptional regulator: protein MYKSERLLQIIELLHDHPEGLSRAEIAKRMGVHRSTIGRDLISLENSFALIEDEDGLISIDRKSFLSELRLSMFELEALHIAAKLFQKVMNFPFPHAASAMRKLADAQGKVSRALADRMRETAELIDQTSPLLTINYSGYRNVIEQLGIAISEYRPVTIIHYSQNRNENSRYELLPLTLEPHPEGKAIHLIGWMFKETEPSFRTLKIERIQEVHLEAPARELYLRVPMEKFWGRLAAAWSIWSSEKTPQKVVLRFDPAIAARVRETTWHISQKLTEHADGSLMWQGIIAEPREMYPWIRGWGPDVEVLGPEWLRERHREDFLRGAKIYEK, encoded by the coding sequence ATGTATAAATCTGAAAGGCTGCTTCAGATTATCGAACTCCTGCATGATCATCCAGAAGGATTGAGCCGTGCGGAAATCGCAAAACGGATGGGTGTTCACCGCAGCACCATTGGACGAGACCTCATTTCATTGGAAAACTCCTTCGCTCTGATCGAGGATGAGGACGGTCTCATATCTATCGACCGAAAATCGTTCCTGAGCGAACTTCGCTTGAGCATGTTCGAGCTCGAAGCCCTTCATATCGCCGCTAAGCTTTTTCAGAAGGTTATGAATTTTCCCTTTCCCCACGCCGCATCGGCCATGAGAAAACTCGCTGATGCACAGGGAAAGGTGAGCCGTGCCCTGGCAGATAGAATGCGTGAGACGGCAGAGCTCATTGATCAGACTTCACCACTCCTGACCATAAATTATTCAGGCTATCGGAATGTGATTGAGCAGCTTGGAATTGCCATATCGGAATACCGTCCTGTAACCATCATCCACTACTCCCAGAACCGCAATGAAAACTCAAGGTATGAACTTTTACCCCTTACCCTCGAGCCCCATCCTGAGGGTAAAGCAATCCATCTTATTGGATGGATGTTCAAAGAGACCGAGCCTTCATTCAGAACCCTGAAAATTGAACGGATACAGGAGGTTCATCTTGAAGCTCCCGCACGGGAACTGTATCTGAGAGTCCCCATGGAAAAGTTTTGGGGTCGCCTCGCTGCAGCCTGGAGCATTTGGTCATCAGAAAAAACCCCCCAAAAGGTTGTACTACGTTTCGACCCGGCCATTGCTGCCCGGGTTCGAGAAACCACCTGGCACATCAGTCAAAAACTGACAGAACATGCAGACGGGAGTCTCATGTGGCAAGGAATAATAGCAGAGCCGAGGGAGATGTACCCATGGATCCGGGGGTGGGGTCCCGACGTTGAAGTGCTCGGACCGGAGTGGTTGCGAGAGCGCCACCGAGAGGACTTTTTGCGGGGAGCAAAAATATATGAAAAATAA